The Rattus rattus isolate New Zealand chromosome 1, Rrattus_CSIRO_v1, whole genome shotgun sequence genome includes a region encoding these proteins:
- the Gpr84 gene encoding G-protein coupled receptor 84 yields MWNSSDDNFSCYHESVLGYRYFAVIWGVVVAATGTVGNVLTLLALAIRPKLRTRFNLLIANLTLADLLYCTLLQPFSVDTYLHLHWRTGAIFCRIFGLLLFTSNSVSILTLCLIALGRYLLIAHPKLFPQVFSAKGIVLALVGSWVVGVTSFAPLWNVYVLVPVVCTCSFDRVRGRPYTTILMGIFFVVGLSSVGVFYCLIHRQVKRAARALDKYGLQEASMRSHQVAGTHEAVPGHFQELDSGLASRGPSEGISSEPVSAATTQTLEGDSSEAGDQGIRKAAQQISERSLPEVHRKAGGTAGARRATDAPSEFGKVTRMCFAVFLCFVLSYIPFLLLNILDARGRAPRVVHMVAANLTWLNSCINPVLYAAMNRQFRQAYGSILKRGPQSFRRFH; encoded by the coding sequence ATGTGGAACAGCTCAGATGACAACTTCTCCTGCTACCATGAGTCTGTATTGGGCTATCGATACTTTGCAGTTATCTGGGGCGTGGTAGTGGCTGCAACAGGCACCGTGGGCAATGTGCTCACCCTGTTGGCCTTGGCCATCCGTCCCAAACTCCGAACCCGTTTCAACCTGCTCATTGCCAACCTCACCCTGGCTGATCTACTCTACTGCACGCTCCTGCAGCCTTTCTCCGTGGACACATACCTCCACCTCCATTGGCGCACCGGTGCCATCTTCTGTAGAATATTCGGACTCCTCCTCTTTACTTCCAATTCTGTCTCCATTCTTACCCTCTGTCTCATTGCTCTAGGACGTTACCTTCTCATTGCCCACCCTAAGCTCTTTCCCCAGGTTTTCAGTGCCAAGGGGATCGTGCTGGCACTAGTGGGCAGCTGGGTTGTGGGGGTGACCAGCTTTGCCCCCCTCTGGAATGTTTATGTCTTGGTGCCAGTTGTCTGCACCTGCAGCTTTGACCGCGTGCGAGGCCGGCCTTACACCACCATCCTCATGGGCATCTTCTTTGTGGTTGGGCTCAGCAGCGTGGGCGTCTTCTACTGCCTCATCCACCGCCAAGTGAAGCGTGCGGCTCGAGCGCTGGACAAATATGGACTGCAGGAGGCCAGCATGCGCTCTCATCAGGTGGCTGGGACACATGAAGCTGTGCCTGGCCACTTCCAGGAGCTAGACAGCGGGCTTGCATCAAGAGGTCCCAGCGAAGGGATTTCATCTGAGCCAGTCAGTGCTGCGACGACACAGACCCTAGAAGGTGATTCGTCAGAAGCGGGGGACCAGGGCATCAGAAAGGCAGCTCAGCAGatctcagagagaagccttccaGAAGTGCATCGCAAGGCGGGAGGAACTGCAGGAGCGCGCAGAGCCACGGATGCACCATCGGAGTTCGGGAAGGTGACCCGTATGTGCTTCGCAGTGTTCCTTTGCTTCGTCCTCAGCTACATCCCTTTCCTGCTGCTCAACATTCTGGACGCCAGGGGCCGCGCTCCACGAGTAGTGCACATGGTTGCTGCCAACCTCACCTGGCTCAACAGCTGCATCAACCCTGTGCTCTATGCAGCCATGAACCGCCAGTTTCGCCAGGCTTATGGCTCCATCCTGAAACGCGGGCCACAGAGTTTCCGACGGTTCCATTAG